A genomic segment from Synchiropus splendidus isolate RoL2022-P1 chromosome 18, RoL_Sspl_1.0, whole genome shotgun sequence encodes:
- the gpr173 gene encoding probable G-protein coupled receptor 173, with translation MGGGDFRMSHGNDSMDGSAGPMPAVVATTGDSVAESHSSAVKLVLLGLIICISLVGNLVVSLLVLRNRALHKAPYYFLLDLCLADTIRSAICFPFVLVSIKHGSAWTYSVLSCKVVAFMAVLFCFHAAFMLFCISVTRYMAIAHHRFYSKRMTFWTCVGVVCMVWTLSVAMAFPPVFDVGTYKFIREEDQCIFEHRYFKANDTLGFMLMLAVLILATHIVYMKLLLFEYKHRKMKPVQMVPAISQNWTFHGPGATGQAAANWIAGFGRGPMPPTLLGIRQNLHNQNRRLLGMEEFKAEKQLGRMFYVITLLFLVLWSPYIVACYWRVFVKACTIPHRYLSTTVWMSFAQAGVNPIVCFFLNKDLKKGLLSHLPACCRTKPHLPHEPYCVM, from the coding sequence ATGGGGGGCGGAGACTTTAGGATGTCGCATGGCAACGACAGCATGGACGGCTCAGCTGGGCCGATGCCAGCAGTGGTGGCCACCACCGGGGACTCGGTAGCAGAGAGTCACTCCTCTGCTGTCAAGCTGGTGCTGCTGGGACTGATCATCTGCATCAGTCTGGTGGGCAACCTGGTGGTGTCTCTGCTGGTGCTCCGGAATCGGGCGCTGCACAAAGCGCCTTACTATTTCCTGCTGGACCTTTGCCTGGCTGACACCATTCGCTCAGCTATTTGCTTTCCCTTCGTGCTGGTGTCCATCAAGCACGGCTCAGCATGGACCTACAGCGTGTTGAGCTGCAAAGTGGTGGCCTTCATGGCCGTGCTCTTCTGCTTCCACGCTGCATTCATGCTGTTCTGCATCAGCGTCACACGCTACATGGCCATCGCACACCACCGCTTTTACTCCAAGCGCATGACGTTCTGGACTTGTGTGGGTGTTGTGTGCATGGTGTGGACACTGTCTGTGGCGATGGCTTTCCCGCCTGTTTTCGACGTAGGCACCTACAAATTCATCCGCGAGGAGGACCAGTGCATCTTTGAGCACCGCTACTTCAAGGCTAATGACACCTTGGGCTTCATGTTGATGCTGGCAGTGCTGATCTTAGCCACCCACATTGTCTATATGAAGTTGCTTCTCTTCGAGTACAAGCATCGTAAAATGAAGCCAGTCCAAATGGTACCAGCCATCAGTCAGAACTGGACCTTCCACGGACCGGGGGCGACGGGGCAAGCAGCTGCCAACTGGATCGCCGGCTTCGGTAGAGGCCCCATGCCTCCAACTCTGCTCGGCATTCGCCAGAACTTGCACAACCAAAATAGACGCCTTCTCGGAATGGAAGAATTCAAAGCCGAGAAGCAGCTCGGCAGGATGTTTTACGTGATCACGCTGCTGTTCCTGGTGCTCTGGTCTCCCTACATAGTGGCATGCTACTGGAGAGTGTTTGTCAAGGCGTGCACAATACCACACCGGTACCTGTCCACGACTGTGTGGATGAGTTTCGCCCAAGCTGGCGTCAACCCAATAGTCTGTTTCTTCCTGAACAAAGACTTGAAGAAAGGGCTCCTTTCCCATTTACCAGCCTGCTGCAGGACTAAACCGCATTTGCCACATGAGCCTTATTGTGTCATGTAA